The Mercurialis annua linkage group LG8, ddMerAnnu1.2, whole genome shotgun sequence genome window below encodes:
- the LOC126660231 gene encoding uncharacterized protein LOC126660231 has product MREIFRKCWFENGRAWRFLTAEQTDFYWEEFKKEYWWDTADYSDDVIKSVFMAHAANRYKDVIHRMREKDEKHTSISQDIWDSWKAVWASEDEKKKSDVARANRMSEPAGAGSGPVRHTGGSRSAIRHMDVLAEELGRKPTATELYTRMHSTKADKGVMVDKRAQNMSDAIAQRLAAASQPPTDGGSSSTAEVDETQLFLDIEGVNKKRRVYGLGSATSAYVDTTTSSRARTRSTQSQRTEEEIERRVRAGIQDGLRQITTEVEDLRAQQARANERMAEIIQAEMAKMMQTLPPQYRPPPPPGPSDDDDTPTL; this is encoded by the exons ATGCGGGAGATCTTTAGAAAGTGCTGGTTCGAGAATGGGCGAGCCTGGAGGTTTCTGACTGCAGAGCAGACAGATTTCTATTGGGAGGAATTTAAg AAGGAATACTGGTGGGATACGGCAGATTACAGCGACGACGTCATCAAAAGTGTATTCATGGCGCATGCTGCAAACCGATATAAGGACGTTATTCATAGGATGAGAGAGAAGGACGAAAAACATACCTCGATCAGCCAAGATATCTGGGATTCCTGGAAGGCCGTCTGGGCGTCAGAAGACGAGAAGAAGAAGTCTGATGTAGCTCGCGCTAATAGGATGAGCGAGCCTGCTGGAGCTGGTTCCGGACCAGTACGCCATACAGGGGGATCCCGTTCCGCCATCCGACATATGGATGTGTTG gcTGAAGAGCTCGGCCGCAAGCCTACCGCAACGGAGCTGTATACTCGGATGCACTCCACGAAAGCTGATAAGGGTGTCATGGTAGACAAGAGGGCCCAGAACATGAGT GATGCAATTGCTCAGAGACTTGCTGCTGCATCGCAGCCGCCGACCGATGGGGGTTCTTCTAGCACAGCGGAAGTCGACGAGACCCAGCTGTTTCTGGATATCGAGGGCGTTAACAAGAAGCGTCGTGTTTACGGGTTGGGTTCAGCGACTAGTGCGTACGTGGATACGACGACGTCTAGTAGGGCGAGGACCAGGTCCACACAGTCACAGCGAACTGAGGAGGAGATCGAGCGGCGTGTGCGGGCGGGGATCCAGGACGGACTGCGCCAGATTACCACTGAGGTGGAGGATCTCCGTGCGCAGCAGGCGAGAGCCAATGAGAGGATGGCCGAGATTATTCAGGCTGAGATGGCGAAGATGATGCAGACTCTTCCTCCGCAGTATCGCCCACCTCCACCCCCAGGTCCTtcagacgatgacgacactccGACTTTATAG